The Erigeron canadensis isolate Cc75 chromosome 1, C_canadensis_v1, whole genome shotgun sequence genome segment AggttaaaaacattattttaagTTATGACCAAGGCTTAAAGaataaattgaaaattgaaaacacACGTGGCCGGGTGGGTGGGGTGGGCCTTGTGTTGGGAGGGGCTTAAAGAATAAATTGAAATACAAAATTTAGAATAAAACTGGGTTAACTAGAGTGAAAGACAATGAAGATTTTTGGGAAACATATATATCCAAGACAAATTATACTATTTGCAGCAGGGTACGTACatacgtgtgtatatatatttatagtataagttcattttttttttgttaatatattagtattaatcttattattaagcAACAATGAGGAAAACAAAGAGTTAATTGGGCATATATGATGTATATGTAGGATGCTGGTGTTTGGAGCAACAAGTTATGATGTACATAGATCAATAAAAAACAATGAACAGCCACCTTCTAAACAACAGATTCAAGCCATGGAAGACTACCTTTCCTCCAAACGTCATCCACCTGCAGCTTGATCATCATatcttattctttttttttctttttttttttttttcttttaatatttgcCGCTCTTATTTTGCCACGTTGATGCATGTATGACCCtacacataatatataatatatttactcgtatatgtgtttttgttaggttgttcttatttaatttattagaaACGGTTTGAATTTACATTTTGAAGAAGATATGAACTTAGGGTATTTGGTAAGAGGGAAttatagagaatggaaatgtaatagagaatggaaatagtgagaaagagaatgagtatttggaaagagaataaattctgttgtttggtacccacagagaatgatatatataaaaaataaaattttaaataataatacatttattacatataacattttaaaatttttttttttccattctcacccattcactacaatttgtagagaatggagagaacGAAATTAATTCccctttctcattccctttcttcatcgcaaacaaacaagggaagtcttttccattttctttctcccctttccatttcatcataccaaacactCCCGAGGAAGACTTTTGAGTGCATTGGAAACACAATCGTTGAAGTGGTTAGTTATTGAAAACCGTTAGTAATTCGTAcctcggaaaaaaaaaacaaaacaaaaaagaaaaaacccaaaaatgcTCGTATGACTCCATCTTGATTAATGGCTTGGTTATTGAAAGTGGTTGACCTTTAACAAAACCAACACTTTTCGGTCAAAGTTTGACTAGTGAGTTGACTATGACTAGTCTTGTGGGCGTTAACGCACTGGAAACACAATCTTTAAAGTGTGGTGGTGCCCATTGAAGATTAGGTTTCCAATACATGGTTTTTGCGAGATACATTTTTTTGAAATCGATGACCAATTCATGTTTATGGCTAGATTTTACATACCAATAGGTCTGATGGAGATATGTGGTCTAAAAGTAAAAGCAGAATCTAAGTTATAAAATACTCGTAATAGATTTACTTCACGCTCGTGAAAGGTCAATAATCACATGAGTACATGACAGTGTTTGCCAATTAGAGGATCCTAGTAAACATATTCTAatgtaattgtatatatttgGTTCCTTTTGCTTCGGCGATTTGTCTAAGCTtaatctttaaaaagaaaaaaagtaatttagtcgttcaaaagaataaaataaaaatatctaattGATCTCTAAGTAATACCCAAAGCCCACTAATAAATCCCAAAATTAGAGGCTCTTTAAAAATGGATGCCTTGACTGCTTAGCCCACCACCTTTATTAGGTGGCCTGTGGTCATGTTGATCACAAGTGGATACAGGATATGGATAGTTTGTCAAATGACTATATGTATCTTACCTTTTAGTCGTATACTATCAAACATACAGAATATGATTATATAGTATTACATTTTAAAGCATATTTGGTGGTTTGTACACTTAAAAATTGGTGGTGTACGGAATCATCATCCTTTTCTGAAGTGGAGAATATTGTGATTCAAGTGATAGGCGTAGTAGAGGAAGAGAGTAGAGCGCGTTTGGTTTCAGAAGAATTAAAATTTTACAAAGGAATTAAAATTTAACTTATAATTTTTGAAGGTAAGTAACAAATAAAGTGAAATTCCCCTTATttccaaggaatggagattttATCGAATgaataaatttttacatttcAACAGAATGAGCTGAAACCGAAGAACATATGTTTTGAGCATCCTTGGTAGGGACTTAGGATAATGAAAGTAATTAAGTGATGAAGAGAAAAAGTATAGCTTAactaaaaatattgaaaaaattaatattttttgttgtttgataATGCTGTAGAGTTGATTTATGAAACTAGCGAAGAAACAACCGTGTTTGGTAGCAATCAAAGAAATAAACATGATTAAAAGAAAGGTTTTTTTCACCATGTGCCAAAAAAACATGTTTCGCaaactaataattaattttttaattttaactataGATAATTTAAAATAAGCTTGGCCAgaatatatactccgtataaaaATAGACAAGTTACATGATTAGATCtattcataataaaaaaaaaaaataatacgaaAATCAAGACAATCTTTGATAACTCCCAGAATAAAAAAGGATACACGAAATCAATCGGGTGAATGACCACCAACCAAAGTTGCATGGCAGAAAGTcagagaaaatatatatttgaaaattgacacaagatttttttaatttttgaacagGGAAAATCGacacaagatatatataattagaataATCGCAGATTCGCAGTATCGCACAAAGTGTGGATGAAGATCTGCAAAAGATCTGAAAGAGCATCGATCAAGATGGAAGAAGTTCAAGAGTACGGAGAAAAGAAGTGTAAATTGGTTTTGGAATCTTTCATAcgaaaaatagtttaaaaaaaagtatttttgtCCGGGCATTATTgcgggagaaaaaaaaaactcttgtgagaaaggttgaaaaatattaagccgaaaaaaatattttcgtagcaaaagttaagaaaataaaagttgtggtcaaaagtaaagaaaatgaaactttataacaaaatttagaaaccaaaattagttatgtgataaaaaacaaataaagaaaactttAGGAGCAAGAATTAAAGAAAGCAAAGAtatgtgaaaaataaaatgcaaaagttaaaaaacttaaacttgaaaacaaagTTTGTCTGACGaaagtttataaaacaaaagttatttggtaaaaagtaaaaaaaaaaatgtaaaaaaaaacgtCTTCATGGCGAAAGCTTACTAAGTAAAAGTTatgttgttaaaataaaaaaaaaatcaactttttgATGGGAAAAGCTTAAAAAccaaagttatgtggcaaaaagtaaataaagcaaaactttattgacaaaagttaaaaatcttaaacttaaaaacaaaCTCCGTTAAGTACTCTTTTGTAATGATCATTAGTTACCCAAACAACACTTAATGACCATTAAGGCCGTAAATTATTTTGGTTGTGTAACAACAAGTTATACCTTATGCATTAAAGGGAATACCTTTAGCTACAGTACTCCCCTCTCACACTGTCCTTCCCATCTGGtagtatacatataatataatgtgcGGAGTTATCTATTGGCCTCTCGTATTACACTTTTTGAGatacgtttttcactttttgaccatattatgagaaaattataatttttcctCAAGTTTATCAGatcatgtaatttttgttaacATTGTTAACTTTTTGTTCTTACTTCTTAAGTCCCTTCAAAGTCTTTTAACGTTGTGTAAGAGTATATTACACTTTTCTTTTTCATGGTTACATATTTCATAACTAGATTACATCCACTTGTTGTATGAGATAACtgataacataaataaaaaataaataactgaCAGTTACATTatcataatttatataataaaaaaaactatactgATACAAACAATAAAccttttatgaaaaaaaagttatatttatttatttttttataaaaagatttcTTTgcctttttgtttttagtttatatataggtTGAACTAATTTGTAATGAGATTATACAAAACCaactttctaaaattatcttttcAAAAGTAAACTTTAGATATGGTGAGaactttttattaatgtatttatatctatatctatatctatactattttataaagcattttgccttttttaaaaatctcaaaagatgatttgaactatcTAAATTATctttcttatttattcactaatataaacatctatatctaatatacatataatacacgtaaatctcaaccacttattttttccTCTTTCCTACCTAaatccattttattcctctaatttattcaaaatcttttatctcaaaaaccgtatatcgataaattataaaaattatatgggtgtgcttaaaacttcatgttcttccattagaaatgtcattcgatatactttcaacgaatttttaatcCGAGTAccggagcccatacggctaaggcatttgactatcacactttatgacttattacctcctatgacttatcaccctcaccatctaaccaccgcattgtgcgggtactattgctcgttatattttaaatgtttatattatatatttttttaaactattaaacaataaaataaaaattatagctTACGAGAAGATTAAACTATTTCATACGTTTCTTTTTATTATACGTACGTATATGTACTTCTGTATTATGTGATATTTATGTTTTATGCGCTGctatcttttatattattgtttagagttaattgcaagattggtttCTGTGGTTTGTAAATTTTAGCAAGGAGGGTCTTTGTTTGAAAATCATTGCAATGTGGGTCCTTATTTTGAGAAGTTTTTGTAAAATTGGTCCGATTTTGACGAATCAGTTAAATGTGGTCGTCAAGTGTTCATGTGTGCAGCACGTGTGGGAGTATCTATGTACTTTTCACCCCACAAGAACCCCATTACTAAAAtagaaaaaccacagggaccaatcttgcaactaactcttctttatatataataaaggagAATGATATTGTTATAAAAACATTTAACCATCTAGAAGAATAACTgcattatacagttgtacactaTACAATGAAATTTGTACAATTGTTGTCGATGGAATTTATGTTGTAGCAATATCACTCCCCTATAATAAAAGACTATTGACCTAACCGCTGCTtaacaatttaaaaaatttagttgatttaaaaattaaatttacatgtatcataattaaaattataaatcaaaacaaatggaactaaaaaaattttaattattaattatattactagttgtagaaaaagtttaattagcttataatttttaaaaatccatcactaattAATACTCTTTaactttttcataaaataataaatctaattaataattaatttaagtaTAATCTTTAACACTTTTtagcttttcatgattatttatagttaaattactaaaaatatattttcactGAAAAttctaaaacatataaatacttCAATAAGTTATATCTAAGTTATATCTACATTCTAAGAATACatcaaagattttgttttttaaggcaAGTATTAAATACTAATTTGCTCTTTTTTTATACTTGTAATCTAgaatttattagtttttttatttgcatttatttaataatttattttattttaaaaagtgttGCTGACTTTCAGTGTATTTGATACgataactaaaataccatatatgACACTTATATTATTCGaacctatttgttttttttttaataaatattaaattcttAACAtccaatattttatttatttaagcttatataataacaaaagtttttaaataaatcagttttcaaaataaaaatatttatataaggtATATCTCCATCATTAAAACTTTAAAGTGtacataaatttattattagagACCTAACGAGCAGATAATTGTACATTACAAtcttttgaattaaatcaaaaaagataTTAAGGTGttagttgcaagattggtccctgtggtttttttattttagcaaTGGAGTCCTTGTGAGGTGAAAAGTACATTAATACCCCCACACGTGCACACTTGATAGCCACTTTTAACGGATCTATCAAGattggaccaattttgcaaaaatttatcaaaatagtGTCCCCATTGCAACGATTATCGAAAAAAATCCTTCCTTACTAAAATgtacaaaccacatggaccaattttgcaaataACTCTATTGTTTATGTTGAGTACTCATTTACCATACATATCtactattacttttattttttggtgAGAGGTATTTTTGGAAAcataacttttcaatttttggtgTAAGAGGTAAGATTTTCACCTTCTCATATTCCGTTTATGTTGGAATTGAGTATCATTGTTGATAAGAAGACTTGGATAGTATCATTGTTGATAAGAAGACTTGGATATTATTTCTCTGTTAATGTTTATCGTCAGTCATTATTTCTCATTATAGTTCAGTGCTTGAGCACCAACTTTACAGGAGGTTTCGAGTTTGAGATATGTTAAATACATTTAAAgcaatttcacaaataaagttctCCAGTGAAGCAAGTTTGAGTCCTACAGAGGGAGCATGGTTTTACCCCAATTAAATGCTGGGAGTTTCTcttcctactaggtattgagggtgagaggGCTCTCTAACGCACttggttaaaacaacgtaaacTAGATCCCTTGTTACGAGCAAATGTTCCAGACcaatcaaaaaaatttaataataatattttgaaacaaaaaagaaaaaaagctcAGATAAATCTAAACTAAAATCTAAAAGGTGGTTAAAGAAAATTTGTTGTTtctgttattattttataagataaaaagaCCTAAACATAATCCATTATTCCTTCAAGTTAAAAACAACTTGAGGGATCAAGTTAGAAAAATCGTAGCCCTTGGATTATAATTAAGGGacaagattcaaagataatcATTGAATCTCGACCctagattttaatccaaaggttaaGATTTCTTTAGCTTGCCTTAAGTTAGAGAACTAACTTGGAAATCTCCATCCTAAATTAATAGGGTAAAGTGCAAAAATTatttggggtttgctaaatacagcccttaggacTGTGTTTAAGgtacataaattgtttgtacatttaacATGAGAATCATTGAGCAGGCTTTTAATACGAAaggtaaaagtttttttatgcacgttaaatacaaccctgaagtaatttaaaaaaattaacattttatCATTGTGATGGATTTTTCGCCTCAATTGATATTATCCATGGTTAAGCTGCCTCACGTTCGTCATTTCACTCTAAATATCCGCATCTCTCCCAATATATATGATTGTTATGATAAAACAAAACAACTTATTGTGGCATACACAAAGGCATAAGGGTTTAAAAATGTGAACTTATTGCAAACAAAATTCATTTTGTTATCACTTTCAAAAGATATGATAGTTATGAAACATTACATAACGCTTTGGTTATCAAAGTCTTAGTAAAGAAAATGATCAAGTAGtatgtaaaattaaaaattattgtgGAAAGGCTTCAATAATCGACTGAAGTGCTTGAGTCTTGATCACATTATGACGAAGAAAGCCTCCTTCAACAAGGAGTTTCGTCCATTCGCTTTCACTTCTTTCTCTTCCACTTGAAAAATGTGAAAACATCACTAGATCATATGTAAGGCGTGTGTCATCAAAGATATCATCTCCGGCCGGCATTTGGACAATCTCGACAATTATGAGCTTCCCGGTTTCAGATGCCAAGACTTTTCGGCAGTTTTTTAGTATCTTAATACAATCATTGTCGCCCCAATCGTGCAATATccactacatatatataatgcaaaGAGTGATACATTATTATTAGTAGTTAAACCAATACATGCAAcgcactacaacaaatatgtgagaataagtttttaactattttcaCACTTAGAAATTGTAAAAACTTGTTTAAACATCTTCAAATTTAAAGTGTTAAGAATTATGTTGATTTTgcaacaccttttttttttctttccatctTAGCttaagtgtgaacttttatattaatacacATTTTTAATTGTGTAAATCTACTAAATTAAATGTCAATATTCACACACTTTGAACGTTGTGTTTGTATATCACCTCTCgtgcatatatattatatggaaCAATAATTAATGTGTATGTATATCACCTCTCTATCCGTAATATACACATTTCGTTTTAGGAAATGATAAATGTACTATCGTTTTTTATTAATCTACTACATTGTACAAGTCTTATAACTGACTATATAAGTCAGTAATGCATACTGGTGGtagatatatcaaattttatagTACATGTATCACCTCCCTTTGGTTTATTATGACTGTACGGAAGCATATActtttatcatcatcatatatatgtatataaatatgagATTAAGCTTAATTACATACCTTCATAAAGATAGTTTCTGCAGGAGGAATGGCCTTAAACATGTCCCCGGTAACATGAGTAACCCCTTCATATGTTGGTGCGGTCGAAATAACATGGGGCAAATCAAAATTGATCCCTGTTAGATGCGGATATGCCTTGACAATCTCGGATATTGCCACCCCAGTACCACCTCCGACATCCACCATCCTTCCTTTCAACTCAAGAAATCCGTTCTTGTAACTCGACATGATGGCCTCGGTCGCAATCTTTGCAGTGCACGCCATACCCTCGTTAAAAACCCTATTAAACTCCGAGTTAAACGTACAGAAATCAAACAACTCTTTTCCATGTGTCTTCTTAAACGTGGAACCGCCTTCTTTAATTGATTGGCTCATTACATGTAGAGGCGAAACAAAAACTGGGTCTGTCCGCATCATGACCAGTGGTGCCAGTGTCATATCAGTGTCACATAACAGCCACTTGGAGCAGTGGTTCAATGAGTAAACCATTTCTCTTTCCTCATGATGCTGGTTTGATTGATCGAACACCTTTTTACCAACCAAGAACCTCATGAGGCGCCCTAGCCCATCAACGTTGATCGTTGAGGAGTCAATATCAGTAGCGATTTCAGAGAGTGTGGCAGGACGGCCACGATTGTTTATTATGTCAGCGATACGTAGCTCGACACAACATCGTATCGCCATGCCATCGAGAGCACCGTATATGTACCGCAAGATTTGTGACTGGCCTTTCAACATTGCATGGTCATCTATTCCATTTTGGGTGTTCATGGTCATGCTCAAAAGTTTGCACCTTTTGATTGAATTATCTTAATCAGGAAAGCATCCAGAGACACATACTCTTATAATGAGacagtaataataaaataagggATCATTTCTGGTATGTGTTCTATTTTATATTATGCGCCTCAATGGCACATCTTATAAATTAAATAGTTCCGTTACTCgtattatctatctatactatattataataaattcacttttcaactttcaacattcaattcaataatatacacatattaatgcataatgtaccacacatcaatgcatacaactttctctttcctctataaatcattttattattcctctaattctttcaaaatcttttatcttaaaaaccgtacatcgataaattataaaaattttataggtgttcttaaaatttcatgctcgtTCATTAGAGacgtcattcgatatattttcgacgaatttttaaatccaagtgTGAAGCCCGTACGACTAAAGCATTTAACTATGACATTCTATGACATgtaacctcctatgacctatcacactttataacctatcaccctaATCATTTTACCTCCTCGTCTTAAATAATGTACAATAGATTATATGATTCATTTATTCAACATTTAATGATTCTTTAAAAGTTATCTATTCTGACCTTTCAAGTTGTATCTTCCTCGATCCCTAAGACCTCGAAAAGGTATACTTTAATTAGGAACACCAATAGAATTTCCTAATTTTAATCCTGTTGGTTGTTGGGATGGAAAATCTTATAAAGTAATTATGTATTATAAATATGTTCGTTGTATTATCAAGTTGATCAAAGATAGTGTTGCATTTACTCATGAACTCGCACAGCAAGCTAATTTCAAGCTATTTACTTTAAGTGTGTTCAAGTAAAATAACTAGGAATAGGTGTATTTAATTATGTTTAGGGAAATTATAAATCATCCTAACTAATCATTCTAAAAACCTTCTAACTACAACTACAATGTTTAAATCatagtttttcaaaaatgttttaCAAGAAAAAAGAATAGAATGTTTTCTACTTTCTTCTATGTGAAATTTGAAAAcacttttttattgttaattttgagaaaataaTGATCATCAAGAGAAAAATTGGTTTACAAAATGTGAACTTATTGCAAACAAAATACATTTTCAAAAGATCCAATCTGTGTATAGTAGAACATTATATAGCTTTAGTTAGAAAAGTGCTAGCAAAGAAATGATCATCAAGTAATATGTCAAATCGAAATCTATTGTGGAAAGGCTTCAATAATCGACTGAAGAGCTTGAGTCTTGATCACATTATGACGACGAAAGCCTCCTTCAACGAGTAGTTTCGTCCATTCACTTTCACTTCGTTCTCTTCCACTTGAAAAATGCGAAAACATCACCAGATCATATGTAAGTCGTGTATCGTCAAAAATATCATCTCCCATCGGCATTTGAACAATCTCGACAATAATGAGCTTTCCGGTTTTAGAAGCCAAGGCTTTTCGACAATTTTTTAGTATCTTGATACAATCATTGTCGCCCCAATCATGTAATATCCACTACAATAATTATACATTATGCACTAGTTAGAAATATATAAAGCTAAACATTGTATTTGCTTGTTGATATCTAATAGGCCTGACAATCCAAGCCCGCGGGTCAATTTGGGTAAATTTTATCACCTATTGGGTAGATTTGGGTACTATCCTTCAAACTTTCATCCCGTATGAGAAAACTTTGTatgaatttgtatatatataaatttttacatatataaagatggagtacatatatagatatagatatatagatctatatatatctatatatacatatacattaaaCAACGAAAGGAAAGAGCATGTGTTGTGGATGGCTGTTGGGAATTTAGCATCTCTTCACCACCATCAGTCCGTCACCCACGACCCTACCACCACCAAGATCCGCTGCCGACTATCGATCCAACAAGGTTtgttgtgtgtgtatgtgtatatatatctaatattatcttataaaacattttgctcattttttttaagaaaatatgatTTGAATTGGCGAAAATAcctctcttttttattcactaatttaaacaactctacttaatatatctataatacccttgAATCTCAACCacacatttttttctctctcctcaaatctcaacaactaattttttttatctctcatccataaatcattttattcctctaattcattcaaaatcttttatctcaaaaaccgcaTGTCgatgaattataaaaattgtatgagtgttcttaaaatttcatgctctttcattagagatatcattcgatatactttcgacggatttttaaatctgatggcggaacccgtacggctaaggcatttagctatcacactctatgacttgacctatgaccccaccatctcaccgccgcaaagCGCAAACATTATctctcgtgtatatatataaacataaataggtTTAGTGGTTTACACGTGGGGCTATGGTCTATGAAGGATATGAAAGgtttatcttcattttttttttctttttgtgtgtgttgtGACTTGTGAAAAGGAAAGTTAAAAAGGGATTAGATTGAAAGAGAGTGgaaggataataataatatagtattttattcttttgtttAGTTAAGAGGGTAATATTAAAGggacaataatataatattttcctttttattttatattctgTTTGTAACATTCAATATACAGTATGATAAATGTAATATTTGTAACAcatgtattctcgagttttatAGATAAGAAAAAATAAGGTAAGATAGGATTgggtaagaaaagaaaaaaaatatatacatgtataatggcattcttgattttaaataaaaatcaaagaaaaaaaaataaagtggatagttaaatgtattcttaagttaaaaggaaaggaaaagaaaagctaaaagatataattttacatttataacctTATAGTCATTAAATCTCATACATAACTTTGAGGGATATATTGGTAAATTCACAatttttccttccaaatcttgaCAAAAGTGGTTGGAAAATTTTTAGCTCAAAAAAGCTccacttttcttttcttcaactTCCTTCCTTTactaaaaaaactcaagaatacaaaatcaaaagttttcttaccttttcttttcttaaccctttaaatcaaaagttatatgaaaCATTATGAGTTTGTAACATgaatttatcttatttaaacCAATTTGTAGGTTGACCCACAGCCGACCCGCACTCGTTTTTACCCGTTACCCAAATCCACCCGACCCGCTCATATTGCCAGGTCTATTATCTATGCAACAATTAAGTGTGTGTTTATCACCTCTCTTTCAATATATAGTACTACACAGATTGCTTTGTTATATAACGAgaatcattatatattttatgatcatcatatgtatatatatgagattAGTTAAGGTTAATTACCTTCATAAAGATAGTTTCTGCAGGAGGAATGGCCTTAAACATGTCCCCGGCAACATGAGTAACCCCTTCATATGTTGGTGCGGTCGAAATAACATGGGGCAAATCGAAATTGATCCCATCTAGATGTGGATACGCCTTGACAATCTCGGACATTGCCATCCCAATACCACCTCCGACATCCACCATCCTTCCTTTCAACTCAAGAAATCCATTCTTGTAACTCGACATAATTGCATCTGTCGTAATCTTTGCAGTGCACGCCATACCTTCGTTAAAAACCTTATTAAACTCCGAGTTAAACCTACAAAAATCAAACAACTCTTTTCCATGTGTCTTCTTAAACGTCGAACCACCTTGTCTAATTGATTGGCTCATTAGATGAAGAGGCGAAACAAACACTGGGTCTGTCCGCATCATGACTAGTGGCGCCAGTGTCATA includes the following:
- the LOC122589107 gene encoding (R,S)-reticuline 7-O-methyltransferase-like translates to MNTQNGIDDHAMLKGQSQILRYIYGALDGMAIRCCVELRIADIINNRGRPATLSEIATDIDSSTINVDGLGRLMRFLVGKKVFDQSNQHHEEREMVYSLNHCSKWLLCDTDMTLAPLVMMRTDPVFVSPLHVMSQSIKEGGSTFKKTHGKELFDFCTFNSEFNRVFNEGMACTAKIATEAIMSSYKNGFLELKGRMVDVGGGTGVAISEIVKAYPHLTGINFDLPHVISTAPTYEGVTHVTGDMFKAIPPAETIFMKWILHDWGDNDCIKILKNCRKVLASETGKLIIVEIVQMPAGDDIFDDTRLTYDLVMFSHFSSGRERSESEWTKLLVEGGFLRHNVIKTQALQSIIEAFPQ
- the LOC122589118 gene encoding desmethylxanthohumol 6'-O-methyltransferase-like translates to MNTYQNGIDDQSRHAMLKGQAQILQYIYSVLDGMAIRCCVELRIADIIKHRGRPATLSEIATDIDSPSINIDGLGRLMRFLVSRKVFDQYSDGNGDKEMVYSLNHCSKWLLCDTDMTLAPLVMMRTDPVFVSPLHLMSQSIRQGGSTFKKTHGKELFDFCRFNSEFNKVFNEGMACTAKITTDAIMSSYKNGFLELKGRMVDVGGGIGMAMSEIVKAYPHLDGINFDLPHVISTAPTYEGVTHVAGDMFKAIPPAETIFMKWILHDWGDNDCIKILKNCRKALASKTGKLIIVEIVQMPMGDDIFDDTRLTYDLVMFSHFSSGRERSESEWTKLLVEGGFRRHNVIKTQALQSIIEAFPQ